Part of the Aureibacillus halotolerans genome, CTTTTCATCAAAGAAGGTTTTTAACAATGCATTTGCATCCCTTTTATTTCCTCCAAAACGTTGTACAGTCTGCCTTATCTTTTATATTGAATGCGATGATTTGCTCAAGTAACGAATAATCAAGCGGCAGCTTCCATTTGATACGAAGCAATTGCTTTGTGTGATCATAGCCCGCCTGGACAATGTCGTCAGAAAAATGATCAATGACCACTTGCTCAGGGGCAACAGACATATGATGATTGGCCATGCT contains:
- a CDS encoding iron chaperone; translated protein: MEEFKEYLAGVDHPDQRERMEELFAWVSTTFPQLERRVAWNQPMFTDHGTFIIGFSMANHHMSVAPEQVVIDHFSDDIVQAGYDHTKQLLRIKWKLPLDYSLLEQIIAFNIKDKADCTTFWRK